The following proteins are encoded in a genomic region of Labilithrix sp.:
- a CDS encoding ABC transporter substrate-binding protein, with translation MSTSRRAFLGGLAAAALTGATGYALARRPGKDVLRLGAMTNLTHAPMLAGLGSGRIQAALAPLVVETRLFRAGPRVAEALVGGAIDAGTAGPSAIVVHHARHRDGGAGLRVIGGCCSGGASLVVTPKSGIRGSADVRGKRLAVTQIGTAQDVSLRWWLKQAGLRDAAAGGDVTVLAIAAATILDQMKRGELDGAWLPEPWATRVVHEEGALRLIDERDLWPDRRFATAVLATRARDAERPWAPALAAALAAEVTRASQDPETALDEAHAELTRHVGNPGKRSLFSVANEYVDFTSDPLRASIEAFGEAAAALGLAPGHSTDHLFGD, from the coding sequence GTGAGCACGTCGCGGCGTGCGTTCCTCGGTGGGCTCGCCGCGGCGGCGCTCACCGGCGCGACCGGTTACGCGCTCGCGCGGCGGCCGGGCAAAGACGTCCTGCGGCTCGGCGCGATGACCAACCTCACGCACGCGCCGATGCTCGCCGGCCTCGGCTCCGGCCGCATCCAGGCCGCGCTCGCGCCGCTCGTCGTGGAGACCCGCCTCTTCCGCGCCGGACCGCGCGTCGCGGAGGCGCTCGTCGGCGGCGCGATCGACGCCGGCACCGCCGGCCCGTCCGCGATCGTCGTCCATCACGCGCGTCATCGCGACGGCGGCGCGGGCCTCCGCGTGATCGGCGGCTGCTGTTCGGGCGGCGCCTCGCTCGTCGTGACCCCGAAGAGCGGGATCCGCGGGAGCGCCGACGTCCGCGGCAAGCGCCTCGCCGTCACGCAGATCGGCACCGCGCAGGACGTCTCGCTCCGCTGGTGGCTGAAGCAGGCCGGCCTCCGCGACGCGGCCGCGGGCGGCGACGTCACCGTGCTCGCGATCGCCGCCGCCACGATCCTCGATCAGATGAAGCGCGGCGAGCTCGACGGCGCGTGGCTCCCCGAGCCATGGGCGACGCGCGTCGTCCACGAGGAGGGCGCGCTGCGGCTCATCGACGAGCGAGACCTCTGGCCCGATCGACGCTTCGCGACCGCCGTGCTCGCGACGCGCGCGCGCGACGCCGAACGGCCCTGGGCGCCGGCGCTCGCCGCCGCCCTCGCCGCCGAGGTCACACGCGCGTCACAGGATCCGGAGACGGCCCTCGACGAAGCCCACGCCGAGCTCACGCGACACGTCGGCAACCCCGGGAAACGCTCGCTCTTTTCAGTTGCGAACGAATACGTCGACTTCACGTCCGACCCGCTCCGCGCGTCGATCGAGGCCTTCGGCGAGGCCGCCGCCGCGCTCGGCCTCGCCCCTGGTCATTCGACCGATCATCTTTTCGGAGATTGA
- a CDS encoding phosphoadenylyl-sulfate reductase has protein sequence MTHERDDDLAAANALLEHASPREVLAHAVARFGDDLLFTSSFGAQSGVLLHLWSEVARHLPVVFIDTGFLFPETHAYRDELVARLGLTVHVVRPDVEHDAFVARYGADVQQTDADFCCGLNKVAPLAPLRARARAWVSGLRRDQSKTRADLAVLEADGPLVRVHPLAAMTRAGVAEYLRVHDVPAHPLAARRYLSIGCVPCTRPAAEGEDERAGRWAWSNKTECGLHTATARADRTART, from the coding sequence ATGACGCACGAGCGCGACGATGACCTCGCGGCCGCCAACGCGCTGCTCGAGCACGCGTCGCCACGCGAGGTCCTCGCCCACGCGGTCGCGCGCTTCGGCGACGACCTCCTCTTCACGTCGTCGTTCGGCGCGCAGAGCGGCGTGCTCCTCCATCTCTGGAGCGAGGTCGCGCGGCACCTGCCCGTCGTCTTCATCGACACCGGCTTCCTCTTCCCCGAGACGCACGCGTACCGCGACGAGCTCGTCGCGCGCCTCGGCCTCACCGTCCACGTCGTACGCCCCGACGTCGAGCACGACGCGTTCGTCGCGCGCTACGGCGCGGACGTCCAGCAGACAGACGCCGACTTCTGCTGCGGCCTCAACAAAGTCGCGCCGCTCGCGCCGCTCCGCGCACGCGCGCGGGCATGGGTCTCCGGCCTCCGCCGCGATCAGAGCAAGACGCGCGCGGACCTCGCCGTCCTCGAAGCGGACGGCCCGCTCGTCCGCGTGCATCCGCTCGCGGCGATGACCCGCGCCGGCGTCGCGGAGTACCTCCGCGTCCACGACGTCCCCGCGCACCCGCTCGCCGCGCGCCGCTACCTCTCGATCGGCTGCGTCCCGTGCACGCGCCCCGCGGCCGAAGGAGAAGACGAGCGCGCCGGCCGCTGGGCATGGTCGAACAAAACCGAGTGCGGCCTGCACACGGCCACGGCCCGCGCAGACCGGACGGCGCGGACGTGA